The Orrella daihaiensis genome contains the following window.
ACAATGCCCCAATGGACCCTGCGATCAGTACCGCATAGAGGACAAACTGGGTTAAATCACCAACTGACATTTGGCCGCTTGCGACATCACGCGCACCCATCCACAGCACAAACACCATCACAGAAAATGCCATGACGATGGTGACTGCAGCAAGGGCTGCGCGCAGAGCGGTGCGTTTTTTTGCTTGTGCAAAGGCAATTTCTACCGCTCGCCCATAACGCTTTGTCTCATATGATTCACGCACAAAGGCTTGAACCGTGGTCATGGCATTTAAAACTTCACCAGCCATGGCACTAGTGTCAGCCACCTTATCCTGGCTGGTTCGTGAGAGTTTGCGCACATAACGACCCATGGCCCAAAGCGGCAATACCACCGCGAGCAGCAGAATAATCATGATGCTCGCAAGCCAAATGCTTGTGATTAACATCATCACGATGCCACCAACGAGCAATACAGCGCTTCTGAGTGCAATTGAAATACTGGAGCCCACCAACGTTTGCACCAGTGTCGTGTCACTGGTCAATCGGGACAGCACTTCTCCGGTTTGCAGTGTTTCAAAGTATTCCGGACTTTGACGCAGCACATTATCAAACACTTGCTTACGAATATCGGCCACCACCCGTTCGCCCAACCAGGACATCAGATAGAACCTGGCCGCTGTCGCAAGTGCCAGAACCACAGCCACTATCAACAAGTCGAGGAATTTCTGATTAATCGCTGGATTTGCAAGTCCCGTATCAATCAACCCACGAAATGCTAGAGGCACAGCGAGTGTGGCGGCGGCAGCCAACAGTAAAAACACAATTGCGAGTAACCACTGCCCGCGATAACGTGAAAACACTCTATAGTCACGCCACCAACGAGCCAAGCTACCCAGAGACTTGCTGGCTTTAGATGGGCGTTTATCCTGAATCGTCGTCATAGGCAGCAGTGTAAGGGCTACGCCGAACTTTGTAGGAAACGAACGTTATCTTGCGAACGCACCCTTGCTGAACGCTTACTGAGGACGAGCCCGTCTGCGGCTATATAAAAAATAAAACATCACGGTTACACACAACCAAATCGCAAACAACTGGTAGACAGTCGCACTCAGATTAAAGAGCAGATACAGACAACTCGCAATGCTAAGTACCGGGACGAGTGGATAAAAGGGGGTGCGATAACCAGGTGGCTGCCTTTTAAAGTAGCTACGCAAGACGATCAATGCAATAGCGACCGCAATAAATGTGACTAACGTTCCAAGGCTCACCATGCTCCAGAGCATATGGCTAGGCACCACAGCAGCTAATGGTGTGACGATGATCGCTGAGACCAAGATCCCTGTGCTCGGACTGCGGCTGTGTGGATTGATTTTCCCGAGAGCCTCTGGAATGATCTTGTCACGTGCCAT
Protein-coding sequences here:
- a CDS encoding ABC transporter transmembrane domain-containing protein, whose product is MTTIQDKRPSKASKSLGSLARWWRDYRVFSRYRGQWLLAIVFLLLAAAATLAVPLAFRGLIDTGLANPAINQKFLDLLIVAVVLALATAARFYLMSWLGERVVADIRKQVFDNVLRQSPEYFETLQTGEVLSRLTSDTTLVQTLVGSSISIALRSAVLLVGGIVMMLITSIWLASIMIILLLAVVLPLWAMGRYVRKLSRTSQDKVADTSAMAGEVLNAMTTVQAFVRESYETKRYGRAVEIAFAQAKKRTALRAALAAVTIVMAFSVMVFVLWMGARDVASGQMSVGDLTQFVLYAVLIAGSIGALSETWGDLQRAAGATERLVELMQAESAIPNTIVTGFANSTPAVDQLSSPAIAFKAVSFAYPSQLDRLTLDHLSFSVPVGSRYAVVGPSGAGKSTLFSLLLRFYQPQSGQITVFGKNLLDWTVDQLRLQIGVVSQEPVIFAASAMENIRYGRLDATDDEVIQAAKSAHAHGFISALPNGYESFLGERGVRLSGGQKQRISIARTILKNPPILLLDEATSALDAVSEREVQLALESVLPGRTSLIIAHRLATVLSVDRILVLDEGRLVEQGTHQELLAMAEQDGLYARLARLQLA